ATTCGCTATCGCTAGCCGAAGAAGCGTATAATAAGAAAGACTACGACAATGCAATCAAATGGGCTCTTACGTCAAATGAGCTTGATAAGGACAACGTCGCCAGCTGGATAATTTTTGCTAAAGCCAATTATAAAAAGGGTCGTAAAGAAGACGCGCTTTATGCTCTTGAGACCTTTAACGCAAAGGCGAAAAATAGCGAAATTTCTAACCTCATTTCAAAGATAAGAAGCGATAAACTATGAAAATTTTATATATTTTAGCTTTTGTGATCGCGTCGTTATTTGCAGTTAGTGCCGATGACGTGCGCAACTGGGATCAGATCGGTCAGTATAACCGTATCTGCCAAGAAAGCGTGCGAAATTTATTTATCGAGGAGCAGAGCGAGGCACTTGCAAATATGTATGCTAAAGCGTGCCTCAAGATGGATAAAGTAAATGAGCTCGTCGTGCCTACGGTGATGCTTTATAAGACGAAAGAGGCTCGCGAGAATGCTTCTCTTTATTCGACCATAATTTTTCAAAAAAAGATGCTTTATTTGGCGCTTTGCGACGGCGTAGACATAAGCTATATAAGAACGCCTAAAATTAATTATATTTTGTCTGAAATTTTTGATAAATTTACGGAGAGAGCATACGTAAAAAAGAGTGATACGTATGTCTTTACCCTAGAAAACGGCGAGCGTGCCGAGCTTTTTATCAAAGAAGAGGAAGAGGTAAAAAAGATGGTAATTGCAATTTATGCTGGCGATAAGCTTAGCTCGATTAAAATTTATTGGTGATTGCGATGACGAAGATTGAAGAACAGATCGTTGCGATTTTAATACGAAACAATATCCTTACTAGCACCGTTGTTCCGGAAATCAAGGACAAGATGGATATTGGCTTGACGCTAGGCGAGGTTTTAGTCGGAGATAACTATCTAAGCCAGGATGATTTTTGCTCGATTTTAGTTGAGCTATACAAGCGCCGTCAGATAGAATTTGACGATATAAGCGAAAAATTTTCGATGGATCCGAAGGAATTTTTGCAAATTCTAGCTAAAAAAATGAACCTGTCGTATATGAACTTAGACGATATCGACATAGACTTCAGACTATCGGAACGCACTCCTACAGCACAGCTTAAAAGATACGGCGTGATACCGGTTAAAGCGGATGATCTGAATATTTACGTTGCTTTTTCTGATCCGTTTAATCTTGAGTCGCAAGATAAAGCGCAGGCTATGTTTAGCAAACAGCTGCTTAAAATCGTAGTAGCCGATCCAAATCAGGTAAATAAATATCTATCTAAGCTTGAGCTTTCAGAGAGCATTAAAGGGCTCGTAGCGGAGATCCGCAAAGAGCTTGCTAACACCGGCGGTAGCGGAAGCAGCGATGATACCTCGGCGATTTTAAAGCTCATTGAGATGATAATTAGTCAGTCTATTAAGATGCGCGGTAGCGATATTCACATCGAGCCTACCGAGAATAACTGCGTCGTGCGTACCAGAATCGACGGAATGCTCGCTGAAATTTTTATCTTTGATAAGGATATCTATCCGCCGCTAGTAAGCCGATTGAAGCTACTTTCGAATATGGATATCGCCGAGCGTCGCAAGCCGCAAGACGGCAGGTTTAGTATGAAAATTTCAGGTCGCGAGTACGACTTTCGTATCTCGACGCTGCCTATTATCAACGGCGAATCTACCGTTATGCGTATCCTCGATAAATCCAAGGTTATCATCAGCCTAGAAAAGCTTGGCATGCACCCTGATAGCTTTAAGAAATTTAATAACGCTATGAAGGCTCCATATGGTATTATCTTGGTTACCGGACCTACAGGAAGCGGTAAATCTACGACACTATATGCAGCGCTAAATGATATTAAAAATATCGATACTAAGGTTATTACCGTAGAAGATCCAGTCGAGTATCAAGTAAATTTAATCCAACAAGTCCAAGTTAACGAAAAAGCAGGTCTTACCTTTGCTTCAGCATTGCGCTCGATCTTAAGACAAGACCCCGACATCATAATGATCGGTGAGATCCGTGATCAAGAGACCCTTAGGATCGCGATCCAGGCTGCTCTTACGGGACACTTGGTTTTCTCGACCCTACACACCAACGACGCCGTTAGTGCGATCCCGCGAATAGTGGATATGGGTATCGAAGCCTATCTAATAAGTGGTGCGCTCATTGCAGTAGAGGCGCAACGTCTCGTGCGAAAGCTTTGCCCGCACTGCAAGCAGCCTACGAATCTGCCTAAATCGATGCTTGATCAGCTGAAGGAATTCTTACCTGAAAAATACACGTTTTTTAAGGCTGTGGGTTGTGATCAATGCGGTCAAACGGGCTACATGGGGCGTGAGATGATTAGTGAAATTTTACCTATTACCGATAAAATGCAGAGTTTGATCGCTAATGGCGGCTCAAAGGACGATATGAGAGCCTTAGCGAAGGAGGAGGGATTTATAGATATGTTTGAAGACGGTGTTATACGTGCTGCGCGCGGAGTAACTAGTATAGAAGAAATTTATAGGGTGGCTAAACAATGAAAAAGCAATTAGAAGTTGAATACAACGCCAAGGGCGCAAGAAGAAAGATGTTTTTGCAAGCCAGCGATAAAGTGCAAGCAAACAACCTCATGAAGCAGCGCGTAGGCGGGACGATCGTAAAAAGAGGTGAAACCCAGGTCGTAGCCAATACGGGCGGCGATTTTAAGGCGCAGGTTTCGCGCATGCTAGGTGGAAGCGGAAGAGTTAGAACGCTGCCGTTAGTAGCGTCGATCCGTCAGCTTTCAGTTATGACGAATGCCGGAATTTCAATCCACGACTCGATCAAAGAGGTTGCAAGAGCGGCAGAGGATAAGACGCTAAAAGAAATTTTTAGCGCGATGAACGATGATCTTAACGCAGGTCTTAGCTTGACAGAGTCTACGGAGAAATTTAGAGGTCAGCTCGGTGATGTCGTCGTTGCGATGGTAAGTCTGGGCGAAGCAACCGGTAATATGGCAGAATCTCTAGCCAAGCTTGCCGCTATGCTTCAAGAGCTTTGGGAAAACCAGCGTAAATTTAAAAAGGCGATGCGCTATCCGATGATCCTTATGATCGTTATGGCGATTGCGTTTTCGGTTTTGATGATGTATGTTGTGCCGAAATTCCGTGAGATTTTTGAGGATTTGGGCGCGGATTTGCCGCTACCTACTAGAATTCTACTTGGTATCGAAAGCACGCTTAATA
This genomic stretch from uncultured Campylobacter sp. harbors:
- a CDS encoding GspE/PulE family protein, whose amino-acid sequence is MTKIEEQIVAILIRNNILTSTVVPEIKDKMDIGLTLGEVLVGDNYLSQDDFCSILVELYKRRQIEFDDISEKFSMDPKEFLQILAKKMNLSYMNLDDIDIDFRLSERTPTAQLKRYGVIPVKADDLNIYVAFSDPFNLESQDKAQAMFSKQLLKIVVADPNQVNKYLSKLELSESIKGLVAEIRKELANTGGSGSSDDTSAILKLIEMIISQSIKMRGSDIHIEPTENNCVVRTRIDGMLAEIFIFDKDIYPPLVSRLKLLSNMDIAERRKPQDGRFSMKISGREYDFRISTLPIINGESTVMRILDKSKVIISLEKLGMHPDSFKKFNNAMKAPYGIILVTGPTGSGKSTTLYAALNDIKNIDTKVITVEDPVEYQVNLIQQVQVNEKAGLTFASALRSILRQDPDIIMIGEIRDQETLRIAIQAALTGHLVFSTLHTNDAVSAIPRIVDMGIEAYLISGALIAVEAQRLVRKLCPHCKQPTNLPKSMLDQLKEFLPEKYTFFKAVGCDQCGQTGYMGREMISEILPITDKMQSLIANGGSKDDMRALAKEEGFIDMFEDGVIRAARGVTSIEEIYRVAKQ
- a CDS encoding type II secretion system F family protein, translated to MKKQLEVEYNAKGARRKMFLQASDKVQANNLMKQRVGGTIVKRGETQVVANTGGDFKAQVSRMLGGSGRVRTLPLVASIRQLSVMTNAGISIHDSIKEVARAAEDKTLKEIFSAMNDDLNAGLSLTESTEKFRGQLGDVVVAMVSLGEATGNMAESLAKLAAMLQELWENQRKFKKAMRYPMILMIVMAIAFSVLMMYVVPKFREIFEDLGADLPLPTRILLGIESTLNNYGIFVLVGIIGTIIALRWAYRNNPEFKKGFDKTILKVYLFGKIIFFSTMSRFMLIFTELVRAGIPIADALDTSVLMVDNHTLKEKLSTVKIAVQQGVSLTEAFNNTGLYESMLIQMISAGEQAGNLDKMLGNVTDYYKEKFDDIIDNISSYVEPIMLFFMAGMVLLLALGIFMPMWDLGKAVKN